The Streptomyces pratensis genomic interval TCGACCGGAGGCTGGTGTCGCTGCGGACCCGGGCCCAGGCGCTGACGACGCGTGCCGGGCAGGTCGAGCCGGTGCTCAGCGAGCTCCGGCGGCGCTTCTCGGCTGCCTGCTGGCAGGATCTGCAGCCCGTCCCCGAGCAGGCGGCGGTCAATGTACGGCAGGCCGAGGCGAAGCTGGCGGAGGCCGCCGAGGCTCGGTCCGAGCAGCGCTGGGCGGATGCGACGTCCCGGTTGAGTACGGTCAGGGCGCTGCTCAACGCGACCGACGAGGCGGTGTCCGCAGCCGGAGACCGGCTGCGGCGGCTCGACGCGGTGGCGAAGAATCCTCAGGCGGAGATCGAGCGCACCCGGTTCACGATCCGGGACGCCCAGCGCCTCGCCATGGCCGGGCGCAACACCCCCGATCCCCGTCATGCACGCCCCCTCGACGAGGCAGTGGCGCGCCTGGAGCGGGCGATCGCCGGGCTCGACGAGCGCCATCCCGACTACTGGCACTTCCTCACCGAGACCGAGGCCGTGCGACAGACCTCGACCAGAGTGGTCTCGGCGATCCGCGAGGCGATGGGAGGCGGCGCCTGACCGCGCCGCCGACCGGCGGGAACCCTCCCGCCGCTGGTGATTCGTATCGGGCCGCCCGGCGGGGTCCGCCGACACCCCGCTGATCAACCGGGTCCTCCCCGGAGAAAGGAGTATCGAGGTACCGGGGAATGGGGAGAGGCCCGGGAGGAGACCCCGGAGGCCCGGGAGGAGACCTGGCAGACCCGGCGGACCTGGGAGACCCGACAGACCTGGCAGACACGGCAGACCCGGCGGACCTGGGAGACCCGACAGACCTGGCAAATCCGGGAGACCCCGCAGCCGGGCCGACCGGACACCGGCGGAGAACGGCTGATTTGTCCCCGGCAGGCGGTGGGCCGATCCTGGAGGTACGCAGCGGCTTCCGCTGAGACGTCCCTGGCCGCACGCGGCCGAAGGAGGCCGTCATGGCCACACACGTCATGCACCCCTCGCGGCGGCACAAGGCCGGACCGGCGCGCGGGAAGCCCACCCGCCGCAAGGGCATCCACCTCGACGAGCATCTGCCCGTCGACCACAGCCTCAGCCGGTTCTACCGAGTGGGGGCGGGCCTGATGGGCCTGCTGCTCCTCGCCTTCGGCATTCTGGGGCTCATCGACCGTATCGGCTTCTTCGACACCGGCGGCGACACGGTAGGGGGCCTCAACACGAACGGCGCGCTGAGCATCCTGTCCATCTGCGTCGGGCTGCTGCTTTTCGTCGGCATGGTCATCGGAGGCAACTTCGCCTCGACCCTGAACATGGTCCTGGGCATCGCCTTCATCCTCAGCGGATTCGTGAATCTGGCCCTGCTGGACACCGGCATGAACTTCCTGGCCTTCCAGATGCAGAACGTGCTGTTCAGTTTCGTGGCCGGCCTGTTGCTGATGATGTTCGGCATGTACGGGCGGGTCAGCGGCGGTCTGCCTCACGACAATCCGTACTGGCGGGCCCGCCATCCCGAGCAGGTCTCACGCGAGGAGCGGCGCACGATCGCCCCGATGCCCGAGGTCTCGAAGGCGAAGAGGCTCTAATCTGGGGCCATGCCCCGTTACGAGTACCGCTGTCGCCCCTGCGGCGAGACGTTCGAACTCAGCCGCCCGATGGCCGAGTCATCCGATCCCGCCTCGTGCCCGGCCGGGCACGAGGACACCACGAAGCTGCTCTCCACCGTGGCTGTGGGCGGTTCTGCCTCCGCTGCTTCCGCCGCCCCGTCGTCGGGCGGCGGGGGCGGGTGCTGCGGCGGCGGCTGCTGCGGCTGATCCCACGCGGAGGCACCCCACGGAGCCGGGCGGGGGTGCGGGGCACCTCCCACGGAGCCGGGCGGGGGTGCGGGGCACACGGAACCGACCGGGGCCCGAAGAACCAACCCCCACCGGAACCGGGGCCGGGTGCCCCGGAGCCCCCACGGAACCGGTGGGTGTGCCCGGGAGCACCCCCCGCCGAACCGGCTGGGGGCCCGCTACTTCCTGCGCGAGAGCGTCAGGCCGTCCGCCACGGTCAGCAGCACGCTGTCCATCCGGGCGTCAGCGGCCACATGGTCGTTGAAGCCTCTGATGGCGGCCGTGGCTCCGGTTGCCAGGGGATCGGTGACGCGTCCGTGGAACAGGACGTTGTCGGTGACGACGAGTCCGCCGGGGCGCATCCGCGGGACGAGCTCTTCCCAGTACGCGATGTAGTTGCCCTTGTCCGCGTCCAGGTAGGCCATGTCGATGTGCGGCTCGGCCGGCATCGCGGCCAGGGTGTCGAGGGCGGGCGCGAGCCGAAGGTCGATCCGGTCGGCGACGCCCGCCTTCTGCCACGCCTCCCGGCCGTACGCCGTCCACTCCTCGGAGATGTCGCAGGCGATCAGGACCCCGTCCGCAGGCAGCGCCTGGGCCATTGAGAGCGCCGAGAAGCCGGTGAAGGTGCCGACCTCGACGATGTGCCGTGCGCCCGTGAGCCGGACGAGGAACGCGAGCAGCGGCCCCTGCTCCTGTGCGGACTGCATGCCCGCCTGGTCGGGCAGCTCGGCGTACGTGGTCTCCACGAGCTCGCGCTGCACCGCGTCCAGCGGGGGGTTGTGGGCCAGCGCGTACGCGTACAGCTCGTCGGTGATCTTGGTGTCGTTGCCCTTGGTCATGCGGGTCTCCTCCGGTCGCGGCGGCCCGACCAGCTTGCCGAAGATCGCCCGCGTCTGCTCAGCGACCCGCCCGCTGGGGGTCGGCGGCCCGCAGGAAGCGGCGCAGTATCTCCTCGCCCGCGGCGCCGCCCTTCTCCCTGAGCACCTCGGTATTGGGCGCGCCCCAGCCGCAGTCGGCGAGTTCGCCGTGGCCCGGGCGCCAGGCGCGGTCGGCGGCGAGCAGCAGGTCGGCGTCCAGGAGCGAGTCTCCGGCGGCGAGTGTCAGCGTGGCTCCGCAGCGGCGGGCCACCTCCTGCATCGCGGCGCTCTTGGTGAGCGGCTTGGGCACGGCGTAGATCTTGCGGCCCTGGAGGGACACGGTCCAGCCCCGGGGGTCCGCCCAGGCGGTCAGTTCCTTCACCCAGCCCTCGGGGAGGGCACCGCGGTCTACGACGAGATAGGCGAAGAGGTCTTCGGCGACCCGTTCCTTGAGCAGCCAGGAGGGGTCGCCGACGGCCTGGAGGTGGGCACGCACCTCGGCGAGGGATGCGCACTCGTCGCCGATCCGCCGGACCACGTGGTCCTGCCAGTCCGGGTCGGAGACGCCGTCGACCAGGATGTGCCCGCCGTTGGCGCAGATGGCGTACTGCGGTGCGGGGCCGGGGAGGTGGATGCGGCCGTACTGTTCCCGGGTGCGGGTGGTGGTCGGGACGAAGACCGTGGTGCGGGCCAGTTCGTCGAGCAGTGCGGCGGCGGTCTCCGTCATGTAGCAGAGGGGCGCCCGGCCGTAGACCTCCACGCAGAGCAGGCGCGGGGCCTGCTCGTCCGGCATGGTCAGCTGGAGGGACGCCGCCGAGTAGATGAGGGTGCGGTCCAGGTCGCTGGCGACCAGCGTCACCGGGGCGCCGGCGGCCACGTCACCGGCAGCCAGGTCACGGGCGTTACGGGCGGGCGTGCTCGTCGTTCCGCTCACTTCGTCGTCACCGCCGTGCCGTCCGCGCCGGTGGCGCCGCGGGTGTACTTGGGGTGGATCAGCCCGACACAGGTGTACGGGAGTTCATCCACCTCCTCGACGGGGACGCCGCGCTGCTCGGCGAGCAGCCGTACGTGGGCGAGGTCAGCGCCGGCCCCCCGCTTGGCCAGGATCTTCCAGGGAACTCGGCGAAGCAGCACCCGGGTCGTCTCGCCGACGCCGGGTTTGACCAGGTTCACGTCGTGGATGCCGTACTCCTCGCTGATGCGTTCGACGGCGGCCCAGCCCTCCCAGGTGGGGGCCCGGTCCGCGGCGAGCAGTTCCTTGGCCTCGGCGTCCACGGCGCCGGCGACCTCGTCGAAGCGGGCGGCGATCGTGTCGAGGAACGCGCCGGAGACATCGGAGTCCGCGAGCTCTCGGTAGAACTTCGCGCCGTGGAAGTCGTGCGGGCCGACGAGGTCGGAGCGCAGGACCGTGCGGGAGATCAGCCCGGACACCGTGGAGTTGAGGCAGGCCGACGGGATGAGGAAGTCCTCGCGCGTCCCGTACGTCCTCACGCAGCCGCCGGGGTCGGCCAGTACGGCGATCTCAGGGTCGAATCCCTCGAAATCGTCGAGGGCTGCGGCGAGTTCGCGGGTGATGGCGCCCTTCCCGGTCCAGCCGTCGACGAAGACGACGTCCGCGGGGTCGTGGTGGGCGGCCAGCCAGCGCAGGGCGTTGGCGTCGATGCCCCGGCCCCGGACGATGGAGACGGCGTAGTGCGGCAGGTCGAGGCCGTGCCTGTGCTGGGCCCATCGGCGCATGAGGACCCCGACGGGGGTACCGGCCCGGGCGAGGGAGACCAGGACGGGGCGCGGCCCCCTTTCGGCGAGGACGGTCTCGGTGACGGTGCCGACGGCCCGGGCGATACGGGCCGCCGAGGTGTCCAGGGCGGCCCTGAACAGCTCCTGATACTGAGGGCTGGGCTGGTATTCGACGGGCAGCGATTCGGCGTAGTGGGCGCCGCCGCTCTGGATCGCCTCCTCGCGCTCCTCGGTGGGAGCCTCCAGGGACGTGTCCGAGAGGTCCTGGAGGAGCCACCCGACGTCGTCCGCCGCGTAGGAGGAGAAGGCGGGGCCCCGGAGCGGTTCGGGCAGCATGGCGGCTTCCTGCCTGTCGGAGGTCTGCGGCACGAACGTCCCCGAGGCCGAGGGCAGGAGCGATCCGGCCTGGGGCACAGCCGTGCCGGAGCCCTGGGGCACAGCCGTGCCGGAGGGCGAAGGGACGTACGAGGGGACGACGGCGAGCAGGACCTGGTCCGTGTGCCCCGCGAGTCTGGCCAGCAGTCCGTCCGGGGCGTGCAGAGCGGGGGTGTCGGCGGTGGAGTCGACGACGGTGACGACGGCGTCGAACCCCGCGCCCGCGACGTTGTACGCGTACCGGTCGCCCGGTCCGTCGGCGGGGTCGTCGTGGGCGGGGAAGACGAGGCGGCTGCGTATCGCGTAGCCGGGGTCGTCCACGGCGAGCACGGGCGAGCGGGTGGTGGTGGAGTAGCGCACGTCGGCCGTGGTGGCCTCCTCCAGCGCGGTGCCGAGCCGCAGGGGCGCGTACATCAGCTCCTCGAAGCCCAGGACGAGCACCCTGCGGGCATCGCCCAGGGCGTCCGCGATACGGCCTGCCATGGCCGGGAGGGCGGCTTCCAGGGCTGCGCGGTGGACGGGGGTGAAGCCGTGGCGTCCGCCGTCGGGTACGCCGGCCGGCCAGTCGAGCGTCACGCGCGCGGCGGCGGGCCGTACGGCGGGCGTCCCGCTCGTCACGTCGCCGGTGTCGCGCGCGCCGTCCTCGTGGCCGGCCTGACCCGCGTCGTTCGCGTCGTGCGCGGCCACCAGGCTGCGGCCCTTCTCCAGGACACCGTCCGGCAGGCGCACCGTGCCCCGCGCGCGGGCCACCAGGTCGACGCGGGCGCCGATCTCCTCGGCGAAGTCGGCGAGACGCCCCTGGTCGGCCTCGGACCGCATGTCCACCAGGGCGACGATGACGTACCGGTCCCTGGGGTAGCGCGCGTGGAGGGCCCGGATGGTGTTGAGGACGGTGTTGCCGGTGGAGAACTCGTCGTCGACCAGGACCAGCGGGGAGCCCTCCGCTGTGGCGTGCAGCAGGTCCGGGTCCTCGGGCAGCAGCAGATGGGAGGTGGCGTGCGAGTGGGCCTCCTCGAAGCCGCCGGCCTGCGCGACACCGGCGACGGGCCGCCGCGTCGAGTGGAGGTACGGAGCCACCCCCAGCCCGTCCGCGACGGCGTGGCCGAGGCCCGTCGCCGTCTCCGCGTAGCCGAGGACGACGGCACGGCGGGCCTCCGCCTCGCCCAGCAGGTCCCGCACCCGTTCGCCGAGCTCGAAGCCCACGCCGTGGACGACGGACGGCCGCTGCGGCACGTGCTTGCCCAGGACGTTCGACACGAGCAGGTGGGCCCGCTTCGGGTTTCGGCGCAGGGCGAGGCCCAGCAGCTCCCGGAGTTCCCCGTCGCCGACGAGATCCACCCCGAGTCGCCCGGCGACCCAGTTACCCGACCACTCCACGTCCACTGCCTCTTCTTCCCGTATGTGTTCGCGTACCGGCCCGTGCTCGCCCATGCCCGTGCTCAGCTCGTCACGCCGGCGGCCAGGAGCTCCACGAAACCGACGTCCTCCCGGGCCACGCCGAAGACCTCGGCGCGCTGCAGGGTCCGCTCGGCCCAGGCGCGGTGCGGCTTCACTTCGTTCATCTTGTTCGTATAGGCGGAGCGCAGCACTCCGCCGCCGCCGCTCTCCGGACGCAGGATGTCCTGCGCGTCGCTGTACTCCTCGTGGCTGACGACCGAAAGGGCGTGCACGGGCAGGACGTGGGACGGATGGATACAGGTCTTGCCGAGCAGCCCGTTGGCCCGGTCGAGCTCGATCTCGCGCAGCAGCCCGTCGAGGTCGTGCTCGATGAGGGTGGTACGCAGCTCCTCGGCCTGCCCCATGAAGGGACTGCGGCGCAGCTGGGGCTTGAACATCCGCTCCTGGAGGCGGAAGTACTCCCATACGGGTCCGGTGATGGTGAAGCCGGTGCCGTCCGCCCTGCCCAGCACGTTGACGACGTCCCCGATGACGGCGCCGACGATCTGGACGTCGTACGCCGTCATGTCGGGTGCCCGGCGCAGACCGTAGGCGGAGCAGAAGTCGGTGACGCCGAGCCGCAGGGCCAGGACCCGCTCGCGGTACTTGTCGACGGTGCGGGCGATTCCCCGGAGGGTCTCGCCCCTGGTCTCCAGGTGCAGCAACTCGGGTGATTCGAGGACGGGCATGGCGAACAGCCGGTGACCGCTGTCCGCCTCCGCCGCGGTGAGGGCCTCCAGGAACAGCTCGCCCCGCTCCTCCGTGAATTTGGGAAGTACGAATCCGGACAACAATCGGACGGAGCTTCCGAGCCGCCGCACGAGGTCGGAGATCTGCCCCGGTTCACGGACCCTGACGAAGAGCAGGGGCACGTCCGCGTCCCGCGCGTCGAGGTCGGCGAACTGCTGGACCAGGTTGGCCTCGGCACCGACGACTTCGGCGTCGTCGATGGAATCCTCCAGGCAGAGCACCATGGACACGACACCCTGCCCGGCCTGCTTGATCACGTCGTCGGCCAGTCTGGGCCGGGTCGCGGGGCTGTAGAGCGTGGCGCCCAGCGCCACGGACAGCATGCGGGAGGAGGAACCCGTGTCGAATTCGCAGGGCTCCCTGAAGAACAGACCCTCCCGGACAGCGGGCGAGATGTGCCCGAAATGACGCATGTGATTCCCCCGTACTGCCATAGAGACCGGACAAACGTATGGCCGGTAATAGTACGTTCGGAGAGGTGTCGCCAGTTCCCCGGCCATATGAACTTCGGGTGTCCCCGGTGTATCTCACACTCCGCGCGGCGCGCCTGCGTGCTCCTCGCGAAGAGCGCCTGGCCTACTGGTTCGCACCCCCGCGTTGTCCGGACGCCCCACGAGCAGGCAGGATGACCGCCATGACGCACGCGATGCTGAAGGGTTCGAACGTCCCTCTCGACGCCACGGCCGTACGGGCCGTGCTGCGCTGGACCCCGGGCGCGGGCGTCCCGGATGTGGACGCCTCCGCCCTGTTGATCGACCCCTCCGGGCGGGTGCGTTCCGACGAGGACTTCGTCTTCTACAACCAGCCGCGGCATCCTTCGGGCCTGGTCCGGCGCCTGCCCAAGCGCAGCTCCCCCGAAGGGCTCACGGACACGATCGAGGCGGACCTCTCCTCGCTCGACCCCTCCGTGGACCAGGTGGTGATCGCCGCGTCCTGCGACGAGGCACCGTTCGAACGCGTGACGGATCTGCGGATATCGCTCTACGACGCGGCGTCCGCCGACGGCGAGCCGCTCGCTGTCTTCGACGTGCGCGCGGAGACCGGTGAGGAGACCGCGGTCATCTGCGGCGAGCTGTACCGGCGCGGTGACGGCTGGAAGTTCCGGGCGGTGGGGCAGGGGTACCCCACGGGCCTCGTCGGACTGGCCACCGCCTTCGGGATCTCGGTGGACGAGGCGGAAGCCGCCTCCGAGCCCGGCCCCGCGGCCGTGCCCAGCACCGGCGAGACGTCCGCGTCGCTCCCGCCCGCCCGCGAGCCCACCGCGCCCGAGCCGGACTCCCAGGCCACGGTCCAGCACCAGCAGCCCGCCTACGGCTACCCGCAGCCGTCCGTGGCGCCCCAGCCGGCCTACGGCTACCCGCAGCCGCCCACCGCCGCTCCCCAGCCCGCCTACGGCTATCCGCAGCCCGCGGCGGCCCAGCCCGCGTACGGCTACCCGCAGCCCGCGGCCGCGGCGGCGCACGCCGCCGACCCGAATTTCACGCTGCCCCCGCAGGGTCCGCAGTTCCTCCGGTCCTGAACCGGAGGAACTGCGGCCCTCCACGGCGCGCATTCAGGCCCGCGTCTTGTAGCCGCGCCCCCACTGCATACCGAAGCCGTACATCCGGTCCAGCTCCGACTGGAAGCCGTAGACGAACTTCACCTCGCGCCGCACGATCAGCTCGCCCTTGACGTTGTCCACGGTGAACACCGCGCAGGAGCGGGCCTGCGGGGCCCGTTCGTCCAGCTCGATCTCGATGCGCGGACCGTTGCCCGGATAGAGCGTGACCTTGGCGTGCGTGCGGTCGAAGGCCGGGGTCTGGTCGTAGATGTACACGAAGAACAGCAGGCGCTTGATCTCGTCGCGCTTGTCGAGGTTGACGTAGACGGTCTCGCCTGACGGCGCGCCGAAACGGTCGTCGCCGCTGAGCCTGACGTACGGGGCCGCGTTCAGGTCGCCGATGAAGTTGCCCAGGGGCTGGACGACCCCCTTCGTCCCGTCCGCCAGCTCGTACATGCAGCCCAGGTCGAGGTCGACGTTGACCATGCCCTGGGTGTGCGCCTGGACGACGTCGGGCTTGAAGAGCTTCAGCGGACGCAGCAGCCGGCCGCTCTGCCGCGACCTGCCGCCGAAGTCCGACGTACGCATCCGCCACGACAGGTTGACGCGCAGATTGCCGGTCAGCGCGCCCTGCTTGTTCAGCGAGACCGTGGCATTGCGCTTGGAGAGCACGATCGAGCTCGTCGCGGAGTTACCCGACTCGAACTGCGCCGCCCGCCGCGGAAAAAGGCCGTCCCAGAAGGCCATCCCAACCCCCACATGTATCCGTAAGTACCGCCCGACCCCGCCTGTACGGCCCACGCGCCCCACATGTCACTGCGGGGCGGCCACGCGTCGGGTCCGGGTGTTCCCGGAGAACCGCCGCCGTGGGCCGCCCCGCAGAGAGAGCGTTCCTCAATCCCTACCGGGTCACACCCCGGAGGAGGCTTCCGCCTTGGAATCGGAGCCGCCGCCGTCGCCGCCTGCCGCCGCGAGCGCCTTGTTGCGGCGCACCGAGGACCAGAAGGACCAGCCGATCAGGATGACCCCGACGGAACCGGTGATGAGCTCGTTGATCTCGTACTGGATGGTGACCAACAGGATGACCGCGAGGGCGCCGATCGCGTAGTGCGCGCCGTGCTCCAGGTAGACGTAGTCGTCGAGCGTGCCCTGGCGGACCAGGTACACGGTGAGCGAACGGACGTACATGGCGCCGATACCGAGACCGAGGGCCATCAGCACGATCTCGTTGGTGATGGCGAAGGCGCCGATGACACCGTCGAACGAGAAGGAGGCGTCGAGGACCTCGAGGTAGAGGAACATGAAGAACGCGGCCTTGCCCGCCAGGACGACGCCGGAGACCGGCTTGCCGGCCTTCCTGGCCTCTTCCTCGGCCTCGTGCTCGCGCTCCTCCTCCTCCTCGAGCTTGTTCTCGAAGAATCCGGAGAGACCGCCGACCACGAGGTACGTGATCAGACCCGCGATGCCCGAGAGCATGACGGTCTCCGCCTTGTCCGCGTGACCGCCACCGTGCTGGTGGGCGTGGGTCGCGAACGTCATGGCGGTGATCATCAGGATGATGAGCGCGACGCAGACCGACAGCATGTCGACCTTGCCGAGCTTGGAGAGCGGGCGCTCGATCCAGCCGAGCCACTTGATGTCACGGTCCTCGAAGATGAAGTCGAGGAAGATCATGAGCAGGAACATCCCGCCGAAGGCGGCGATGGACGGGTGGGCGTCCGTCACCAGCTCCTTGTACCGGTCGGGGTCGTTGAAGGAAAGATCAATGGCCTCGATGGGGCCGAGCTGGGCGCTGATCGCCACGATCACGACGGGGAAGACGAGCCGCATACCGAAGACGGCGATGAGGATGCCGATGGTGAGGAAGATCTTCTGCCAGAAGGCGCTCATCTTCTTCAGGATTCCGGCGTTGATCACCGCGTTGTCGAAGGACAGCGAGATCTCCAGGATCGACAGGATCGCGACGATGCCGAATGCCTGCCACCCCCCGTAGAACACCGCTGCGACCAGGCCGAGCGCGGTGACCGCGAACGACCAGCCGAAGGTTTTCAGAACCACTGACTACCCCATCATCTGTGTAAGGGTCTCCCCCGGTGAGAACGGGGCTCCCCCGCGCCGTGCGCGGCTTTATGAAACGTTGACCCCGAAGTCTAGAGCGATGCCCCGAAGCCCTGATGCGTACCCCTGTCCGACTGCACGGAATTTCCACTCCCCGCCGTA includes:
- a CDS encoding TerD family protein, whose translation is MAFWDGLFPRRAAQFESGNSATSSIVLSKRNATVSLNKQGALTGNLRVNLSWRMRTSDFGGRSRQSGRLLRPLKLFKPDVVQAHTQGMVNVDLDLGCMYELADGTKGVVQPLGNFIGDLNAAPYVRLSGDDRFGAPSGETVYVNLDKRDEIKRLLFFVYIYDQTPAFDRTHAKVTLYPGNGPRIEIELDERAPQARSCAVFTVDNVKGELIVRREVKFVYGFQSELDRMYGFGMQWGRGYKTRA
- a CDS encoding O-methyltransferase, with protein sequence MTKGNDTKITDELYAYALAHNPPLDAVQRELVETTYAELPDQAGMQSAQEQGPLLAFLVRLTGARHIVEVGTFTGFSALSMAQALPADGVLIACDISEEWTAYGREAWQKAGVADRIDLRLAPALDTLAAMPAEPHIDMAYLDADKGNYIAYWEELVPRMRPGGLVVTDNVLFHGRVTDPLATGATAAIRGFNDHVAADARMDSVLLTVADGLTLSRRK
- a CDS encoding FmdB family zinc ribbon protein codes for the protein MPRYEYRCRPCGETFELSRPMAESSDPASCPAGHEDTTKLLSTVAVGGSASAASAAPSSGGGGGCCGGGCCG
- a CDS encoding HpcH/HpaI aldolase/citrate lyase family protein — translated: MRHFGHISPAVREGLFFREPCEFDTGSSSRMLSVALGATLYSPATRPRLADDVIKQAGQGVVSMVLCLEDSIDDAEVVGAEANLVQQFADLDARDADVPLLFVRVREPGQISDLVRRLGSSVRLLSGFVLPKFTEERGELFLEALTAAEADSGHRLFAMPVLESPELLHLETRGETLRGIARTVDKYRERVLALRLGVTDFCSAYGLRRAPDMTAYDVQIVGAVIGDVVNVLGRADGTGFTITGPVWEYFRLQERMFKPQLRRSPFMGQAEELRTTLIEHDLDGLLREIELDRANGLLGKTCIHPSHVLPVHALSVVSHEEYSDAQDILRPESGGGGVLRSAYTNKMNEVKPHRAWAERTLQRAEVFGVAREDVGFVELLAAGVTS
- a CDS encoding HAD family hydrolase — translated: MAAGAPVTLVASDLDRTLIYSAASLQLTMPDEQAPRLLCVEVYGRAPLCYMTETAAALLDELARTTVFVPTTTRTREQYGRIHLPGPAPQYAICANGGHILVDGVSDPDWQDHVVRRIGDECASLAEVRAHLQAVGDPSWLLKERVAEDLFAYLVVDRGALPEGWVKELTAWADPRGWTVSLQGRKIYAVPKPLTKSAAMQEVARRCGATLTLAAGDSLLDADLLLAADRAWRPGHGELADCGWGAPNTEVLREKGGAAGEEILRRFLRAADPQRAGR
- a CDS encoding DUF475 domain-containing protein, translated to MVLKTFGWSFAVTALGLVAAVFYGGWQAFGIVAILSILEISLSFDNAVINAGILKKMSAFWQKIFLTIGILIAVFGMRLVFPVVIVAISAQLGPIEAIDLSFNDPDRYKELVTDAHPSIAAFGGMFLLMIFLDFIFEDRDIKWLGWIERPLSKLGKVDMLSVCVALIILMITAMTFATHAHQHGGGHADKAETVMLSGIAGLITYLVVGGLSGFFENKLEEEEEREHEAEEEARKAGKPVSGVVLAGKAAFFMFLYLEVLDASFSFDGVIGAFAITNEIVLMALGLGIGAMYVRSLTVYLVRQGTLDDYVYLEHGAHYAIGALAVILLVTIQYEINELITGSVGVILIGWSFWSSVRRNKALAAAGGDGGGSDSKAEASSGV
- a CDS encoding TerD family protein; protein product: MTAMTHAMLKGSNVPLDATAVRAVLRWTPGAGVPDVDASALLIDPSGRVRSDEDFVFYNQPRHPSGLVRRLPKRSSPEGLTDTIEADLSSLDPSVDQVVIAASCDEAPFERVTDLRISLYDAASADGEPLAVFDVRAETGEETAVICGELYRRGDGWKFRAVGQGYPTGLVGLATAFGISVDEAEAASEPGPAAVPSTGETSASLPPAREPTAPEPDSQATVQHQQPAYGYPQPSVAPQPAYGYPQPPTAAPQPAYGYPQPAAAQPAYGYPQPAAAAAHAADPNFTLPPQGPQFLRS
- a CDS encoding DUF4383 domain-containing protein translates to MATHVMHPSRRHKAGPARGKPTRRKGIHLDEHLPVDHSLSRFYRVGAGLMGLLLLAFGILGLIDRIGFFDTGGDTVGGLNTNGALSILSICVGLLLFVGMVIGGNFASTLNMVLGIAFILSGFVNLALLDTGMNFLAFQMQNVLFSFVAGLLLMMFGMYGRVSGGLPHDNPYWRARHPEQVSREERRTIAPMPEVSKAKRL
- a CDS encoding phosphoribosyltransferase; amino-acid sequence: MGEHGPVREHIREEEAVDVEWSGNWVAGRLGVDLVGDGELRELLGLALRRNPKRAHLLVSNVLGKHVPQRPSVVHGVGFELGERVRDLLGEAEARRAVVLGYAETATGLGHAVADGLGVAPYLHSTRRPVAGVAQAGGFEEAHSHATSHLLLPEDPDLLHATAEGSPLVLVDDEFSTGNTVLNTIRALHARYPRDRYVIVALVDMRSEADQGRLADFAEEIGARVDLVARARGTVRLPDGVLEKGRSLVAAHDANDAGQAGHEDGARDTGDVTSGTPAVRPAAARVTLDWPAGVPDGGRHGFTPVHRAALEAALPAMAGRIADALGDARRVLVLGFEELMYAPLRLGTALEEATTADVRYSTTTRSPVLAVDDPGYAIRSRLVFPAHDDPADGPGDRYAYNVAGAGFDAVVTVVDSTADTPALHAPDGLLARLAGHTDQVLLAVVPSYVPSPSGTAVPQGSGTAVPQAGSLLPSASGTFVPQTSDRQEAAMLPEPLRGPAFSSYAADDVGWLLQDLSDTSLEAPTEEREEAIQSGGAHYAESLPVEYQPSPQYQELFRAALDTSAARIARAVGTVTETVLAERGPRPVLVSLARAGTPVGVLMRRWAQHRHGLDLPHYAVSIVRGRGIDANALRWLAAHHDPADVVFVDGWTGKGAITRELAAALDDFEGFDPEIAVLADPGGCVRTYGTREDFLIPSACLNSTVSGLISRTVLRSDLVGPHDFHGAKFYRELADSDVSGAFLDTIAARFDEVAGAVDAEAKELLAADRAPTWEGWAAVERISEEYGIHDVNLVKPGVGETTRVLLRRVPWKILAKRGAGADLAHVRLLAEQRGVPVEEVDELPYTCVGLIHPKYTRGATGADGTAVTTK